The segment CATTATTCATTTTCTATTGGCCGTTTACTGCAGCAAGTGGTGCACAGATCAACCCTGCGGTTACACTTAGTTTTTTACGTATCGGGCAAATGTGCAAATACGATGCTTTGTTCTTTATGCTGTTCCAAATAACAGGAGGAACATTAGCTGTTTATATAATGCAACAACTCATTGGCAGTTGGCTTATTGACGCACCAGTAAACTCAGTAGTTACTGTTCCCGGCGAGGCAGGTGTTGTGCCTGCAGCTATTACAGAATTCATCATTGCATTTATAACCATGAGCATGGTATTGTTTACATCGCATCATGCCTATTTCAAAAAATACACGAGAATATTTGCAGCAATTTTTGTTTGCTGTTGGGTAATTATTGCCGGCCCTATTTCGGGTTTTGGTATGAACCCTGCACGTTCATTTGCAAGTGCATTACCTGCAAATGCATGGACAGCTTTTCCTATCTATGTTATTGCACCGTTTGCAGGAATGTTGAGTGCAACAGAGTTGTTCCTTCATTTCAAAAAAACAAGCATCGCCACCAATTAAACTTCATTTCAATTTATTTATGAAACAGCCTTTTAAATATTTCCTGCTCTTTGTATTAGCGGTGTTGCTCAATTATGTATTGGCAGCGCAAGTAACAAAAGTAGATGCAATTGGCATTACAGTAAAAGATATGAACCGTTCTCTCCCCTTCTATACCGATGTATTAGGTTTTGAAAAAGTAAGTGATGAACAAGTGCAAGGCACGTCGGTTGAACAATTAAAAGCACTGTTCGGTATCAACATCAGGGTTGTTCGTTTAAAACTGGGCGATGAATTTATTGAATTGACAGACTATCTCACAACAGGCGGCCGTAGTATTCCTGAAGATCAGAAAAGTAATGATCTTTCATTCCAACACATTGCGATTGTGGTGAGCGATATGGAACTGGCCTATCAGCAGCTACGTAAGCATAACGTAGAGCATGTATCCACTTCGCCACAAACCTTGCCCAAATCAATTCCGGAAGCTGAAGGAATCAAAGCATTTTATTTTCATGATCCTGATGGACATAATCTTGAACTGATCTTTTTTCCGAAAGGAAAAGGACAGGCAAAATGGCAAGACCAAAACGGAAAACTATTTCTTGGCATTGATCACACTGCTATTGGCGTGAGCAATACAAACAACAGTCATCGTTTCTACTCAACATTATTAGGCATTGAACGGAAAGGCGAAAGCTTTAATAAAGGCATTGAGCAGGAGCATCTCAACAATGTGCAAGGTGCATCATTACACATTACCGGCTACAGATCTCCTGCAGGACCTGGAGTTGAATTTCTCGAATACCTGAAGCCAGGACCCAGACGTTTATACCCGCCTCATACAAGAGCTGATGATCTCTGGTTTTGGCAAACAAATATGATCACAAGTGATGCAGAAAAATTATACAAACAATTAAAAGCGGCGAAGTACAAATTTGTTTCAAGCAAACTAATACATCAGCAACAAAACGGAGTGCATACAAAATCATTCATCGTAAAAGATCCGGATGGGCATGCAGTGCAGATCACGGAATATGTAAACGAAAAATAATTCAATCAATAGTTGCCATGAACGAAACAACTGCTGTTACATGTCCGCTTTGTGGCGATGAAGTGCACAAACTTATTTATCGGTTTCATCTTGAAAGCGAGCGATTGGTTATCGATAAGATCAAAGAACAATTTCCTGAATGGACGAAAAATGATGGCATATGTAGCCGTTGCTTGGATTATTATCATACTGAATTGTTGATGCAGCAACGGATGCTGCCAGAGATAGGCCCATTCTTTCCTGTAAAAAGTCCTGATGATTTTATTATTCTTCCATCAGCCCTACGTATCGATACCGATGTACGTTTCACAGGCAAGGGCGTTACTATCTGTTTTATTGATAGTGGATTTTATCTGCATGACGATCTGATTAAAACAAGTAACCGAATTAAAAAGATCATCGACATCACACATCCTGACCGGACGGAAGATTTTTTCAATACTCCTCATCCATCAGCATGGCATGGCACGATGACAAGTGTGGTATGTGCAGGCGATGGTTATTGCAGCAATGGTTTATACAAAGGCATTGCACCCGATGCTGAGCTTGTATTGATCAAAGTGCAGGATGATAATAACCAGATCACAACAGACAGTATTTGCAAAGCATTGCAATGGGTGGTCGAAAATCACTTGATCCATAATATCAAAATTGTAAACCTGAGCGTGGGTGCTGATGAGAATATAAGTTATCATGAATCGGGAATTGATCAGCTTGCAGAACAACTCATTAAGGTAGGCATCAACATTGTTGCTGCAGCAGGCAACGACACACAGGTCATGATCAAACCACCTGCAAATGCACCAAACGTTATCAGTATTGGCGGTGTAGATGATGCGAACGACCTGACTGCTGTTCCATTCAGCTATCACTCTTCTTTCGGCACCACAGTCGATGGTTTATATAAACCCGAGTTGGTTGCAAATGCCATCTGGATAGCTGCACCTATCTTACCACGAACCTATGAAGCAGAGGAGGCGGCTACCTTACACTATGCACTTCAACTTTCTGATAAAGAGTTAATGCAGTTTTGGCCCGATGTGCAAAAAAATATTTTGTTTCCTGAAAATGGAAATGAGAAAATGAGTGTAACTTATTGCAGGCAGTTGCTGGCAAAACGGTTAATGCAAACAAAGTTTTTTTCTAAGCACTACATGCATGTTGACGGCACTTCCTTTGCAGCACCGCTGGTCAGCGGAGTAATTGCACAGTTACTGCAGGCCAAACCGGAACTTGACCCTTTGAATATCCGCCGACTCCTATTCAGTACTGCTAAACGCCTGCCTGACGTTCCCGTTGTAAAGCAGGGATATGGGTACATCCGTCCCCGAAGAGCATTGCTTAAAATTCTAAACCGGGAGGTTGTAATGAAAAAACATGCGTCGCCATTTATTAACAGGCCAAAAAGAATGATCGAATTTCATATTCAGAATAGTTGCGCCCACCAGATCTCACTTGCAGGTAGTTTTAATTACTGGGCGCAGGACGTTTTGCTGATGGAGCCATGTGCCAACGGGTCATGGAAAATTGAAATACCCATACCACCACAAGGCACTTACACGTATAAATTTTTAATTGATGATAAGATGTGGGTGGAAGATGTGGAGAATCCTGTACGTGAACCCGATGGTTTTAATGGGTGGAACAGCGTGCTTAATGTATAAACTGCTTTTCTTTCCTTCTGCGTCAATTGAACGACAGCAAAAAGCCATTGAATGTTCTCTCTTTGCATAAAGGATCTTTATGATCATATCTGTCATACTTATTATAGCGCTCATATACCTGTTGATCGGGGTATTGTTTGTTCCGTTCTTTTATATCAAAGGCATCCGGCATATTGATGAAACTGTTAAAGGAAGCAGTATTGGTTTTTATATCATCATCAGCCCGGGTGTAATTGTGTTTTGGCCGGTATTGCTCCGCAAGTGGAGAAAAGCATTAAAAGAACAGGCATATGAATAAGCAACTTAGGAAGCGCCATCGCATCAGTTGGGTATTGATCGGACTTTCTCTACCGGTGATGATGCTTATTTCCTGGCTATTCATTCCACAGTTAGAACCGGTAAAAGCAATTACCATGGATCTGCCTGAAGCATTTCCAATAAGCATCAAAAAAATTGAACACCCTGCATACACGGTTCAATTAAGAAAAAATAGTGCAGGTGAAATGCAATTAGAATGGAGAAATGAAGCGCCATTAAAAGTTCCAACGGCTGTTATTTATCAATTAAATGAAGGGAATAGCAAACAATTGATCGGCCGGATTGAAACAAGAGGGATCTATCGTTTCACTATTCAGCCAGATAGTTCTTCGAATAACACCTATCGTTTTCAGTTGTATGATTTCATACATCAACAGATCATCGACACACTCAACTTTCATTTATGAGTACTGCTTATAGTGCTGTCGGCTGGAACCGGCAAAAGAAAATTTATGATGGATGGATCGCTGCTTTTTGCATCACTTACCTTGCTCTATTCATTTCACTTACACTACTGTTTAACAGCGAAGCAACTTTCGAAACGATACTGATCAGGAGCACTTCTACCCTTGCGGTTTTGCTATTGCACATCATTCTTTCCATTGGACCTTTAACAAGATTGAATAAAAAGTTCATGCCGCTGCTTTACAACAGAAGACATCTTGGCGTTACGATGTTTTCCTTTGCAGCAGTTCATGGCATTTTCAGTATCATCCAGTTTCATTCGTTGAGTAATACCAATCCTTTCCTTTCTTTATTTCTATCGAATACAAACTACGGATCAGTTCCGGCATTCCCGTTCCAGACACTGGGCTTTATTGCATTGATCATTTTCTTTTTAATGGCCATTACCAGTCATGATTTCTGGTTGCATAATCTTTCACCCATTGTTTGGAAAACACTACACATGTTTGTGTATGCAGCTTACATACTGGTGGTAATGCATGTAATGCTGGGCGTAATTCAATATGAAAAAAATCCGGCATTCGTACTCATCCTGTTTACCGGTTCGGCTTCACTGATCATTCTTCACCTGCTTGCCGGGCAAAAAGAAAGAAAGATCGATAAGATGAAATTTAAACTGAAAGAGGATGGCTTTGTGTATGTATGCGAAGCAGATGAAATTGAAGATAGTCGTGCAAAAATATTTTGTATTGACCAGGAACGTATCGCAGTGTACAGGCATGAAAATAAATTATACGCAATTCACAATGTATGTAAGCACCAAGGCGGCCCATTAGGTGAGGGAAAGATTGTTGATGGTTGTATTACCTGTCCCTGGCATGGTTACCAGTACCTGCCACAGAATGGCCAATCGCCACCACCTTTTAAAGAAAAAGTAAGCACTTATGATGTGCTTGTAAATAATAACAAAGTATGGTTGAATCCAACTGCTTATGCCGAAGGAACTGAACGTAAAGGAGCATCGTTATAAACAGAAAGTAAATGAACATGAATAATAATGAATTTTATATAGGCTGGATGCCTGCGGCACCAAAAGGATATGCGAAACAGGTTGCCGTAGCCATAGTAGCTGTTGCAGTATTGGTTATTGCACTTGCTTCATTACTGTCATTGCAACAGAAAAAATTCTCGAATGCTGTTTTTGAATATGGACAGCTAACAGAAGTAACTGGTATCTATCAGCAGTTCCCTTTGCCTTCCATCAAAGTATACAGTCACCATAATAACGGAAACAATTTTATCACAATGCCACTGGTTGGATATGGAAAACATGGAGCTGAAGGTATTATTCATTCGCTTGAAGAAGAGAAAGGTTTCAGCTTTGATCAAAAACAAATCAAACTCAACGGAACATTGATTTACCATGATGGAAAATCGTTGTTGCAAATTGATGAACACGATAAGCCACTTCTGAGTATTTCGGCAACAACGGCATATCATCAACCGTTAACAAAAGAACTTGGCACTGTAGAGTTGATTGGTGAAGTACTTGATCCCAAATGTTATTTTGGTGTAATGAAACCCGGCAGAGGGAAGCCACATCGTGATTGTGCAATCCGTTGTATTGCCGGCGGAATAAGCCCCGTTTTTTATGTGCGTCAACAAAACGAAGGACCGTTGTATTACCTTCTGCTGGATGAAGAAGGCAACCGGCTCAATAATTTTGTAAAAGATTATGTGGCTGATCCAGTAAGACTTACTGCGAGAGCCGTGCAACATGATGACTGGATCGTTTTATATGTTGATACAAAGAAAGGATTGCAAAGAACCGGAGGATTGAGTTGGTTCAAAGAAAATGATGAATTGATCTATTGCAAGCCCGAATAAACTTCCTTCATTATATTAGTGATTTTACAAAATTCTCTTTGGCTTGGTGTAGGCTGGCAGCTTCGTTTACAATATCAATCGCCACTTCACTCTTCGGCTTGAGATCAAACTCAACTCTTGTTTGATCATTACGAATGATACTGATCTTATTGGTATCAAAACCAAACCCTGCCTGCGCATCATTCATCGAATTGAGAACAACCATATCAAAATTCTTTTTCTCCAGTTTACCGATAGCATGCTGCAGTTCATTATTTGTTTCCAGCGCAAAGCCAACTGAAAGTTGATGTGGTTGTTTTATCTGCCCAAACTCATAAGCAATATCAATGTTCTTTACCATGCGGATAAAAAAATCTTCATCATTTTTTTTGATCTTCTGATTTGCTATAACAGCCGGACGGTAATCAGCAACTGCAGCAGCAAACACAACAATATCAGCTTCTTCAAAATAGCGGCAACAAGCCAGGTACATTTCATTTGCCGATTGTACCTGCACCAACTTTAAATGTTCATGCAAAAGCGAAATGCATACCGGGCCCGATACAAGTGTAACATTTGCACCGTTCTGCAAACAAACATCAGCTATTGCATATCCCATTTTGCCTGAAGAGTGATTGCTGATATATCGTACCGGGTCAATTGCTTCCTTTGTTGGCCCCGCAGTAATAAGTATATTTTTCCCTTGCAGCATAACTAGTAGAATTATAAACGAAGTTTTATGATCCGCTGGATTAAAACTGTCATATGAAATACATTTGGGAACAAGATCTCTCGAACAGTTTACTCAACCGTTACCATAAACTTTTATCACTGTTTCACGGAGTATGGCGCCTTCATCGCTGCTATGATAGTAAATAACATTGGCAATATCTTCCGGCTT is part of the Lacibacter sediminis genome and harbors:
- a CDS encoding VOC family protein; this encodes MKQPFKYFLLFVLAVLLNYVLAAQVTKVDAIGITVKDMNRSLPFYTDVLGFEKVSDEQVQGTSVEQLKALFGINIRVVRLKLGDEFIELTDYLTTGGRSIPEDQKSNDLSFQHIAIVVSDMELAYQQLRKHNVEHVSTSPQTLPKSIPEAEGIKAFYFHDPDGHNLELIFFPKGKGQAKWQDQNGKLFLGIDHTAIGVSNTNNSHRFYSTLLGIERKGESFNKGIEQEHLNNVQGASLHITGYRSPAGPGVEFLEYLKPGPRRLYPPHTRADDLWFWQTNMITSDAEKLYKQLKAAKYKFVSSKLIHQQQNGVHTKSFIVKDPDGHAVQITEYVNEK
- a CDS encoding Rieske 2Fe-2S domain-containing protein, with product MSTAYSAVGWNRQKKIYDGWIAAFCITYLALFISLTLLFNSEATFETILIRSTSTLAVLLLHIILSIGPLTRLNKKFMPLLYNRRHLGVTMFSFAAVHGIFSIIQFHSLSNTNPFLSLFLSNTNYGSVPAFPFQTLGFIALIIFFLMAITSHDFWLHNLSPIVWKTLHMFVYAAYILVVMHVMLGVIQYEKNPAFVLILFTGSASLIILHLLAGQKERKIDKMKFKLKEDGFVYVCEADEIEDSRAKIFCIDQERIAVYRHENKLYAIHNVCKHQGGPLGEGKIVDGCITCPWHGYQYLPQNGQSPPPFKEKVSTYDVLVNNNKVWLNPTAYAEGTERKGASL
- a CDS encoding aquaporin, whose translation is MRVMPIRIVTGQNGTTQLKASFQKNYKHYLQEALGLAIFMMSACFFGALLESPASPVHQLLQNSFLRLVMMGVLMGVTALFIFYWPFTAASGAQINPAVTLSFLRIGQMCKYDALFFMLFQITGGTLAVYIMQQLIGSWLIDAPVNSVVTVPGEAGVVPAAITEFIIAFITMSMVLFTSHHAYFKKYTRIFAAIFVCCWVIIAGPISGFGMNPARSFASALPANAWTAFPIYVIAPFAGMLSATELFLHFKKTSIATN
- a CDS encoding phosphopantothenoylcysteine decarboxylase domain-containing protein, encoding MLQGKNILITAGPTKEAIDPVRYISNHSSGKMGYAIADVCLQNGANVTLVSGPVCISLLHEHLKLVQVQSANEMYLACCRYFEEADIVVFAAAVADYRPAVIANQKIKKNDEDFFIRMVKNIDIAYEFGQIKQPHQLSVGFALETNNELQHAIGKLEKKNFDMVVLNSMNDAQAGFGFDTNKISIIRNDQTRVEFDLKPKSEVAIDIVNEAASLHQAKENFVKSLI
- a CDS encoding S8 family serine peptidase, translating into MNETTAVTCPLCGDEVHKLIYRFHLESERLVIDKIKEQFPEWTKNDGICSRCLDYYHTELLMQQRMLPEIGPFFPVKSPDDFIILPSALRIDTDVRFTGKGVTICFIDSGFYLHDDLIKTSNRIKKIIDITHPDRTEDFFNTPHPSAWHGTMTSVVCAGDGYCSNGLYKGIAPDAELVLIKVQDDNNQITTDSICKALQWVVENHLIHNIKIVNLSVGADENISYHESGIDQLAEQLIKVGINIVAAAGNDTQVMIKPPANAPNVISIGGVDDANDLTAVPFSYHSSFGTTVDGLYKPELVANAIWIAAPILPRTYEAEEAATLHYALQLSDKELMQFWPDVQKNILFPENGNEKMSVTYCRQLLAKRLMQTKFFSKHYMHVDGTSFAAPLVSGVIAQLLQAKPELDPLNIRRLLFSTAKRLPDVPVVKQGYGYIRPRRALLKILNREVVMKKHASPFINRPKRMIEFHIQNSCAHQISLAGSFNYWAQDVLLMEPCANGSWKIEIPIPPQGTYTYKFLIDDKMWVEDVENPVREPDGFNGWNSVLNV